The sequence GATAGCATAACCTACTAATAAGACCAGTTTCCAAGCATGGTTTTTCTTATTTGAGCTTATCCATCGTAAGTTCCCCATTAAGACAGACCTCTTCACTGCTGCCTGAGTCCACACTCCATCATTCAGTAGCAGGGATCATGTTTCCTTCCTCAGTTTAAAAGAAAGGTGCTCTGCTAGGCACCCCTTTTCTCTTATTCACCCTCTTCGGGGGACTCTGTGTCTTATTCACACTTGGCTTTGGTGGGGGCttcttttttggcttttttgGGGCAAGATAGGGAGGATCTGAACTGGTCAGATTTGTAGAAACTGCTGCGACCTGAGAATATTGATGTGAAAAAAGAGCGCAAAtgccaaattttatgaatatattgtTTAACACAATCATTACCTTGCATGAGATAGAGCAGTAGGTATAGATGCTTGGTTTAAATATGATCCGATGGCAAACTTTGCACATTTCACCAGAATTCAGTTCCCGTCCAGAGTGCGGAAGAGGGTTTACGGCTAAAACTTTCTTACCATTGCATCTATAAGGCTGGAAAGTCAAGTTATATTagattcaataaaaaaaagcaTGGTAATAAATGTCAAAAGATCAAATCAGGTTTGCTGTACATGTTAGCTTGAGAAAAAGTGTCacttaaaatagtaaaaatctacaaaaatatataaataggGGCCGCcaagatgaaaaaggaaaaaaactaatAAGAGTGGCACATCTTATGGATATAAAGTTCTTTCCTAcacaaaatagaataataaaaatcttCTAATTTCTATATCAAAACTTGTCAGTGGAATCAAGGCATGTGTTTAACAACTAGCAATCAACAATAATTGGTTCTCATATTGAGGTCTCTGATCTATTCGTTACAAAtacaaataacaaaattaagtGGCGGAAGACCAGACCGCCGCCAAACCTTATGGGCTAGAAAACTAAACTATCACCAAACCTAAATTAGAGaagtgtaaaaaataaaataaaataaccaaaaaccaaaaacaaaagaaccaacaacaacaaacagagaaaaaaaaaatagtagacaTTTCAGTCCATTAGCAGCAGTAATTAAAAACCGCCTGTAAAAGGTGGACCCAAGTGAAGATGCTCCTCCTGATGTGCTTTTTAAAGCAGTTTCCAAATTTTTGCTACCGCTACTGTCCACAGTGAAAATGTTTTGTCTGATTTTTAGTGGCAATTCATGGTATTCAACACTAAGAATGTTCTTCCCATGGCAGGTATTGGAAAAAACACCTGTAACCGGCTACATCAGACAAATTTGTAAATTCCCTGTGAATATACCACTATTAACAAAAGTAATGGAGAGCCATATAAAGCATTCATGGTATTgattatttctattaaaaaattaactccCAAAAATACTTTATCTTGtatgatatttgatttatcaaCTTAGTGAGAAAATGTCCATGACCTTGTCTTCCCTTTCTCGAAGCAGAAAAATAATGGTATATTAAGTTTTTCCTAaattaagaaatcaaatatgGCACAAAAGCCTCTCTCAGAGGAACACAAGCAGTAGCGCATATTGACATTTTCCTGAACTTCAGGAATTGAAACTGTTTTATGGTCAGGGACCTAGATGGGCTATGCAGTCTGAACTAGGGTAATACTTCTTCCCCTACTCCCCAACCCAATGATAACAGGGCCTTCCAACAACCATccaatctattaaaaatttaatctttacagGGTCTGAAAAAAGAAGGGGCTTGGGATTCCCTTCTTGGACCGCACCTTCGCCTTACAACCTATAAGGCAGGTAATGCTGGAAAAATGCACTTGAGCAAAATTGATGGCTGAAAGGGTGCTTTTGTATGAGCTGCTCTTGGAATCCAGAATCAACACCAAAGATGAAGAGAATGAGTTTGATTTCACTGGCCTCAGTAGaacaagattttttattttttatttgtcaaaaacaaaaatattttcattaacaaAGTAAACAAGAGAAGGATAAAAAATCCTTCCCTAAATACACAAGAAGATATAATTATGTCATCAGTTAACTGTAGGTGAGACACTCCATGAATGGTCTGAATATTTTATACACCAAGTAGAGAAGATGAGATTATATTTAACTAAAGAAGAATTATAACAGCTATGGAGGAATCGTTAAATTAAGAGGTTGAAGGCCAAGGTAAGAATAGGGGTTATGGTGACAATATGGTAAGAGcagataaaagagaaaaaaggtgCAGAAAGATAGGATATCCAGTAGAAATTGTCAGGTGGAGTCTTGCTTCTTAAGAATCCAGTTAAAATTGGGAAAAATGAATGAAAGTTCACTCTAAAACCACATTCCCTGAATGCGACTAAAATTTTTATGCTGTTTAGACACAACATTCTATAAAGTAAGAATCGCATGCACTGAATGCTTTCCTGCATAGAAAggacaaaagaagaagaagaaaaaaatgacaagTATGAAATTGCAGTGGCTTTTATGCTGTGCTGACTCAAAATTTGTTATAGAAAGAACTGCTAGTACTGAATGCAGTTTCCTGTGGGGAgtgcaaaaaaaaacaaacaaatgcaTGACAAGTGGAGAAGGTGAGAGTATATTTAACTAAAGATGAATTATAATGGCCATGGAGGAATCTTTAAATTAAGAGTTTGAAGGCCAAGAAAAGAACAGTGGTTATGGTGACAATATGATAAGAGCAGATAAAAGAGAAAAGTGGTGAAGAAGGTGAAGAAGGATAGGATGTTCTGTAGAAATTGTCATGAGGAGTCTTGCTTCTTAAGAATCCAGTTAATTGGACCAAAGGAATGAATGTACAAAAAGGGTCCAATCCATAACCGCATTTCCTGCCTGTGTGACTAAGATTTTTACATTGTTATgacacaaaataatttaaagtaagaACCGCATGCACTGAATGCAGTTTCCTGCAGAGAAAGGACCGtaaacagaagaaaaaaaaggaccataaacagaagaaaaaaaaattgataagtttGAAACTGCAGTGGCATCTATGCTGTTTTGactcaaaaaaatttatcataagaACCGCTAGCAGTAAATGCGATTTCCTTCAGAGagaccaaaacaaaaaacaaaaacaagaaacaaatgCATGGCAAGTTTCAAGCTGAGGTGGCATGTAACACACTATTCACTGTCGCTACATTACTTTGTAGTGAACACtcgatatttcaatttttttttattttgtagcaATTTTGAAGAAAACTCATCAAGATTCACATAAAGAAGGAATTTGTGTAACTGTATAACCTTTGAATTGTCATAGCAACTACTTTTCCTTCTTTAGAAATATAACATAGTCAATCTATTACCATATCACATCAATGTAATCAACAGAAACCAAATTATATAGAATAGCCCCAATAATTAACTTAAGATGATGAATGTATTGAATGATTTCAACACAATTAGCTATAACAATGGATCAATAATAACATTTCTGAATAAATCAGTTGAACACAAAATGAAAAAGTGCAAGCAACAAACACAATGGTAGCTTTTGTATAAAATAAGCACAAGAACTGGAGCAATTTAAATCAGACGCACTAAGAAATCCAAGGCACTGTTTGGACAACACATgaaaattattccattttgcTCTAactattccttttgttttctatttgcAGTTATGGGAATATAAAGagataatgttttaaatttttattaaaatttttagtgatgttttattaaataactacATTCTAATTTCAATATCTACTCTTGGAAtctataaaacaatataatttgATTCATAAATTGTTCAATTGACAATCCTTACATAGAAAATATTAACAagttaaaagagagaaaaacgtAATGATTAATAGATAACACGAGAAGGGAAGAAGTATATAGTAGAGTCCTTAACACAAGAGGTTTGAGCTCTCCCAACTACTAAAGgaatatttatttccaaaagTAGCATGGGAGAAGTCATATTCTTAACGTTGGGGCAACAAACATAAAGCCCTAATGgaaaaattctatgaatatcaatattatagaaattaaaatgcTTATACAAACTTTTTAACCAACAAATAGAGAGAGGTACCTGGATTTGAGAACAGTCTATATGCTTCTGCATGTCGGCGAGGAGAACAACATCTTTATGCACATGCTTATATATTTGCAGTTTTTTATGATTGGAATGTGCATCAGCAGAAACACAAGATTCACACATACCAGCATCACAATTAATGCAGTATACGTTTAGCTCGCTCTTACGCCCTTCATGAATCAAGCAAGCACCTAAAAAGTCTGTACGTAAGAACGAATCAAGCCATGCAGGTTTCTGCTTCTTATGATAGATCTGAGGCTCAGGCTGCAAAAGtttatcaaaatcaataaaacgTACACAAGGAAGTATGTCTAAATTTCAACAACCCCTAgaatgcaaagaaaagaaaataacataaaaggaTTCATTATGAAGGATAATTGTGACCATATATCAGTTGAGGAAACAAGTGGAAGGAGAAactaatattgaaaaatatagatCATAGAACATCCAAAACAAAGAAACttcaaatcatgaaaaatttCTCACAGTATAAAAAGCCCAAAGAAAAACCACATTTAAGGAGTAAAATACATTGAAAGAAGGATCCATTATAAAAGCCTTAACTGAGCAGAGAAACATCTGTTCGCTTACCAAGCAGATAGCCAGATACCTTTTCCTTTCTAAGCAACTGGCCCACAAATCAGAGAGACGTGAGGCTAATAGCAACTATCAATAACTTAGAATATTGAATTGACATTGATGCAAGAATGGGCTTAATGTGAGAAACCAGGGTGTAGGGTCAATTGTCAAATTAGTGTGTTGCTTTAATGCTGAAGATTGATAGGAAATGTGGAACTTCACACTTGGAAGTTGGAATTGACCTACATTCCCTCATTCTAATTGTCTCTTTTGTAAAAACTAATGAATCTTCATGAAAAACCTGtattaaatcataaattcttCATTCACTTATTAcaaagaagaattttttttttaaaaaaaaggtaataacttttaagttaacaactttaagaacaatttaacttaaagtcaatttaagtcattaaataataagtattaagttttacctaACACCcattaactattttgacttaatatttaaagttaaattttactttaaattgtgatatttaatcattttactaaatatgtttaatttacttaatgatatttaatcattttactaaAAATCTTAGTGATATTTACCAAACACCAGCGAAGTATAAGCATTGGTATGAGCCTAAGTGTTTTTTTAGTTGAGGACAAGGAGCCCTACTAAGAAATCAAAGACTTAATTACTTTGGTTCCTAGTCAACGCCCAAATTGTCTATGTTTTCTTCCATTCCGTTGGCATCATGAACCTTTCTGATCATATACATTTGCATGTGAATTCATCCATTGTGGGTTTCCTTAAATCTCAACATCTCAGTACAAAATGGATTGGAACCCACAACTCAATTCTCCTGTAGTCTCATTTTACGACCACTACCCTACACCCAGATAGTAAAAACAAAGCTCAAAGCTCTACTCAAACTGGGACTAGTAAAGTACGTTGGCATTGATCTATATTCTCCATTCAAGCCTTTCTTCTCCTTCACCCCAAACACCAATCATCTCCAGCATTCTTTTCTCTGAGGCAATGTGTCGAACAACTTACATGCAACAACCCAGATATACAAATGACTATCCTTGAATCACCTCTTATCACGCTAATCTTTAGAAAACAATGAAGGATCTAACGCAATAAATATACCAAAAAgttaagataaattaaatttaacaaaaaaaaaaaaaacaaaagacagaAGGACAAACCACACACAAAAACAAAACGAAGCACCACATACATGCTTGAGGCTGGAGCATAAATTCAGCGTCCATCAACCAAAACCCAGATCCATCCACCCATCCATTGCTTCACCCCCCAGCCATTAACATGATTTATGAATCTTCTCCATTTTTCTCTACACATacagagggagagagagagagagagagagaaagagctcTATCTTCCAGAATTTCATCTTTTGATTATTCCTTGAAACAGAAATTCTTATATAGAAATTAATAATCCATCCTTTCTAATTCTTTTTCGATTTTCTATGACAGATCGTACCAagtttacaaaatattatttattaagtttATTGGAATTTAAATCGCAAAAAATACTTTGTATCATTTTCATCAATAATTAATCATTATTGCTACAAATTTCTTTGTATGACATTTTCttcttgaggaaaaaaaatgaaaaaagatttatcttattataactttaaaaataacatttttttaattcattatgttttgtttggtaACGGTattattatgatgttttataaaacaaagatTTGTTTAAAAacctataatatttttaagcattttttttattttaaaaatgattttttatataaattccataaacaaatgaaaataatataaaataattaaaatatgatgtgtatatatatatatatatatatatatatatatataacgtcattttttatttaaaaaaaaaaaaaattgattaccaaacttattttccttttttttattctgaaTAAGAGAaacctattttcaaaaatatttatcaaacatgtccttatatttaaaaatattttttgaaaatcattattttttcgATATAAACCtctaaaaaatatagatttattttattactttaaaaatgacattttaaatatttaaaatttaaggtagtaaaatgttttatatactttaatttttttaaaaagctgTTAGCTTTCAATGTAAGTCTCTAAGAGTTCATATATCtcgtataaaaaatattattattttataattttaaaaacataaaagaagaAGTATAATTAAATGGACACAAAACTATatgtgataattaattttaggacaaaaattttatttaagaactcaaaaataaaaaataatttttttttcttaaaataacaaCTTGTTTTTCATAATAACATTTTAGAAGCCATTTTAGAAAGTCAATCAAACATTGAAATCACAAGCTATtctaaatgatgaaaatgattttcaaatagggtttaatttttaaatattaaatgatatatatatatggtaaaaaatccaaaaaaaaaaaaacctacaaaCATGCTAATTAAAAAGGGTAATGTTTGATTTAGAGTATGAAATGAGgtaaagtgaaattttttttttttaaaagaaaaacactaaAATGAAAACACACAATTTGGGATGAGGAAAAGCATGTGTTCTAGTGAACATATTCCCGCGTATCATGATATAGTAAATATCctagataaagaaaaaaaaatgaatgaaaaaattcaataatgaaattaatttgaatttattctttttagaatTTGAGTTCTTTACTCTCAAAAtggataaataatcaaaatcaagatattgtaAGTGCTGGTTTTTTAACAAACAAAACATTtgattgaataaattaaaatttgaagttgatGACATCTTCAAACTCGAGTCAATTCCACATCCTATGGTTATACATCTTTGGGAAAATGGGATTGAAGTTCAAAGACGAAAAAGGTATGATAACCcaaaaaactaagaaatttaAATCATAAGCAATGAATTGCACTATAAATCGAggtacttaaattattaaatacaaaataaaatagaaaaaagaaaaaatgagaaaaccCTCTGCCTCGTTATAGATCTACAATTTAGTTTAATCATTCTTTGCGAAAACAACTTTAAATCGAcgaatttataataaaagaatGCACATAATTGAAAGTGaataaaaggaaatgagatTGCAGATTTGATTACCTCGCTTATCAATGGTGTGGATTGACTCACCATTTTTCTTTAAAGTTCAATCTCGCCTTAACCTTTTATCACACTTATAGAAACttcaaactgaaaattttgttaCTAGATTGGATCAAATggaaatagatttaaaaaaaacacatagtTGCAAAGAGGAAGGTTTATCTTGAACatctaaaaacattaaatcaatGGTAGTAATTAATCGATGAAATCGAGGTGTATAtaaccatttaaaatttttccttatACTACGTGGCAAAAAAAGAGTAAATATTTAGAAGATATACTAATTTGGAATAGTTGaacactttttttatataagagggCATTTATGATGTTTcattaaaagacaaaaatataattattccaTGGTCACGCAGACAGACAAGCAGTGACATGATTGTATAATTACGTGAAACTCTTATGTTTTATCCAAAATAGACTGACACATAGAGAAGtagaaaacataataaaaatgtaaactatatataaaattaatgcaTACACACAATATTGTggaaaaaaatctaattaatatatataactcGATTTTCACCACAATTTTCTCCTTACAATCTTTAATTACAGTCATTGAGCAAGGAAAGGAAGGTTTATGTATGTTAACCATATGAGAGCAATAAATCTTTGGTGGTAATTAAATTAAGGGGTGTATATTGATTGAAACTTTCTTCTTCTActagcaaaaaagaaaaaagaaacttatttaattttagaaactttcatttaattataatacaaaggatttaattataattttagaaattgaaatatgaatttaaggataataatataatttttgtaattctaataatttatttttcgtagttataaattttaattatgatgtACAAATAgcaaccattttttaaaaatatatatttccaaattaaaaattttacttattttaaaaattgaaatagcaTGGTTCAACAAAAAAATCTTGAATATGCCTCGTATGTTACCTTAGTTATGCaaaaataatggtttttaaaagttttaaaatttaagataaaaagtgacggattttattgtttttaagttggtgacactcaaaataatttttctaaaattttatatttagtaatttttcttaggtaatttttttttttttaaagtaaaagtTAGCAATTTATAACTAAAGCTTGTATTTGTAatcataaaatatgtaaaaagtaATTAATACACTATTTTCCTCCCTCTTAGGTGATTATCTTAAATTGATTAAGACCTTAAACTGGTTAAGACGTAAGCTTAAGAAAGATCACTACACATAATTCATGGAATCTTTGAAAACACCTTGTGTGTAGTGGTCAATAGGAGATAAACACAAAAAAGAGTGTTCCTAATACTTTCCTTTTGAGGTTgacataaaagaaaaga is a genomic window of Vitis riparia cultivar Riparia Gloire de Montpellier isolate 1030 chromosome 1, EGFV_Vit.rip_1.0, whole genome shotgun sequence containing:
- the LOC117904931 gene encoding uncharacterized protein LOC117904931, which encodes MCESCVSADAHSNHKKLQIYKHVHKDVVLLADMQKHIDCSQIQPYRCNGKKVLAVNPLPHSGRELNSGEMCKVCHRIIFKPSIYTYCSISCKVAAVSTNLTSSDPPYLAPKKPKKKPPPKPSVNKTQSPPKRVNKRKGVPSRAPFF